One segment of Drosophila mauritiana strain mau12 chromosome 3R, ASM438214v1, whole genome shotgun sequence DNA contains the following:
- the LOC117144892 gene encoding uncharacterized protein LOC117144892 — protein sequence MSENKHSLKKDATFHANSGSQPDLLDRTYGFLKAARINTPIPKSRVSMDTRKLVQKLQTITKQDQEEDEDEFDNFTSLMSSEDSECAGMSEFELKRKQFDTAEFTITRGIKLSQIFCPKDSGLHLPLASKEAAGLNSFDDMKTYCRQMNIHLAR from the coding sequence ATGTCCGAAAACAAGCACAGTTTGAAGAAGGATGCCACCTTCCATGCGAACAGTGGATCGCAACCAGATCTATTGGATCGAACCTACGGATTTCTGAAGGCGGCCCGAATAAACACTCCCATCCCGAAGTCCCGTGTATCCATGGATACGCGTAAGCTTGTGCAGAAATTGCAGACCATTACCAAGCAGGATCAGGaagaggacgaggacgagttTGATAATTTTACTTCTCTTATGTCCTCGGAGGATTCGGAATGCGCCGGAATGTCGGAGTTTGAACTCAAACGGAAACAATTCGATACCGCCGAATTTACCATAACTCGAGGCATCAAGCTAAGTCAAATATTTTGTCCCAAGGATTCGGGCCTACATCTGCCGCTGGCTTCGAAGGAAGCTGCGGGCTTGAACTCTTTCGATGACATGAAGACCTACTGTCGCCAAATGAACATCCATTTGGCCAGATGA
- the LOC117145349 gene encoding mucin-5AC: MKVLTLLLFTALVAVASGRPNGGWFGNFGGNWARRFGWGSGDDETVQEQKNQWNPNGHGQGQWNGGHGHGQSHGNNQGLGQGNGHENNHHGHHGNNHGHGNGHGHGGHRPSPPPTDLPELSTEDDVVSTTDVTNPAEETTLAPEVPEESTTQAPEEITTEEGSGSSEDTTTLAPEESTTQAPEDSTTDSEDGSGSEDTTQAPEETTTEEPEESTTEAPEESTTEAPEESTSEAPEESTTEAPEESTSEAPEESTEAPVESTSEAPEESTTEAPVESTSEAPEESTTDSSVV, from the coding sequence ATGAAGGTCCTAACTCTTCTCCTCTTCACTGCCCTGGTGGCAGTGGCTTCCGGCCGCCCCAACGGCGGTTGGTTCGGAAATTTTGGCGGCAACTGGGCCAGGAGGTTCGGGTGGGGGTCCGGTGACGATGAAACCGTACAGGAACAGAAGAATCAGTGGAATCCAAATGGCCATGGTCAGGGTCAGTGGAATGGCGGACATGGTCACGGACAATCTCACGGAAATAACCAAGGCCTCGGCCAAGGAAACGGACACGAAAACAACCATCATGGTCATCATGGCAACAATCATGGTCACGGTAATGGTCATGGTCACGGTGGACACCGCCCTTCACCACCACCAACGGATCTGCCTGAGCTGAGCACCGAGGATGATGTTGTATCCACCACGGATGTTACCAATCCCGCGGAGGAGACCACTCTGGCCCCCGAGGTTCCAGAAGAATCTACTACCCAGGCACCAGAGGAAATCACCACTGAAGAAGGTAGCGGTTCTTCGGAAGACACCACCACCTTGGCCCCAGAGGAATCCACCACACAGGCACCGGAGGATAGCACCACCGACTCTGAGGACGGTAGCGGTTCTGAAGATACCACTCAGGCTCCGGAAGAAACCACCACCGAGGAGCCTGAAGAATCCACCACCGAGGCTCCCGAAGAATCGACAACCGAGGCTCCCGAAGAATCCACAAGTGAGGCGCCCGAAGAATCCACCACAGAGGCTCCCGAAGAATCCACCAGCGAGGCTCCCGAAGAATCAACCGAGGCTCCTGTAGAATCCACAAGTGAGGCACCCGAAGAATCGACAACCGAGGCGCCTGTAGAATCCACAAGTGAGGCACCCGAGGAATCCACTACCGATTCTTCAGTGGTCTAG
- the LOC117145348 gene encoding uncharacterized protein LOC117145348 codes for MMKATAWFCPVLLTLLCATRLVCTAQRGAVGAGGAAGGSGAAAGGAEAGGSGRTNGYPLDYPDGIRNSQDDFLLAKRNKPSLSIVNPLDVLRQRLLLEIARRQMKENSRQVELNRAILKNVGKRVMLRGGGGGSGAGGLAPKVSRRYRQQWPVERELERERQRERERDAVREEQLDRQQLLPWKHFPSQLWSYGWAQSPYKESSQLQLADSQQSASTGPQSQALPKQLQLLSYAKKPLDVAGMGLARHRVSGNEANETNHENDDGNGASKNPARYVDDDDDEGEDSYNDVGTEGVGLGLGMGVGLGLERFEVLEDKPNWANEEPNELVVVNANDRVPWSFPYRFHKSQHNVN; via the exons ATGATGAAAGCCACAGCGTGGTTTTGTCCGGTGTTATTAACTTTACTGTGTGCCACAAGGCTCGTCTGCACGGCCCAAAGAGGAGCGGttggagcaggaggagctgcGGGAGGATCGGGAGCGGCAGCGGGTGGAGCGGAGGCCGGCGGAAGCGGCCGCACAAACGGATATCCTCTGGACTACCCGGATGGAATACGGAACTCACAg GATGACTTTCTGCTGGCCAAGAGGAACAAACCGTCGCTGTCCATTGTCAATCCGCTGGATGTGCTGCGCCAGCGGCTGCTCCTGGAAATCGCACGCAGGCAAATGAAGGAGAACTCCCGCCAG GTCGAACTGAATCGCGCCATCCTGAAGAACGTGGGCAAAAGGGTCATGCTgcgaggaggaggtggaggatcgGGAGCAGGAGGATTGGCTCCCAAGGTGAGCAGGCGCTACCGCCAGCAGTGGCCAGTGGAGCGGGAACTGGAGCGGGAAAGGCAGAGGGAGAGGGAAAGGGATGCAGTTCGTGAGGAGCAGCTGGACCGTCAACAGCTGCTGCCCTGGAAGCATTTCCCCAGCCAACTGTGGAGCTACGGATGGGCCCAGTCGCCGTACAAGGAGTCGTCACAGTTACAGCTTGCGGACTCCCAGCAATCAGCATCGACTGGACCACAATCCCAGGCACTCCCAaagcagttgcagttgctcaGCTATGCGAAGAAACCACTGGACGTGGCCGGAATGGGTCTGGCCAGGCATCGGGTCAGCGGAAATGAAGCCAACGAAACAAATCATGAGAACGACGATGGCAATGGGGCCAGTAAAAACCCGGCGAGATATGTggatgacgacgacgatgaggGCGAGGATAGCTACAATGACGTGGGAACGGAGGGCGTGGGACTCGGACTGGGAATGGGTGTGGGATTGGGTCTGGAACGGTTCGAGGTGCTGGAGGACAAGCCCAACTGGGCCAACGAGGAGCCGAACGAGTTGGTGGTGGTTAATGCAAATGACCGCGTGCCCTGGTCCTTTCCCTACCGCTTTCACAAAAGTCAGCATAACGTTAATTAA